A stretch of Lathyrus oleraceus cultivar Zhongwan6 chromosome 6, CAAS_Psat_ZW6_1.0, whole genome shotgun sequence DNA encodes these proteins:
- the LOC127093075 gene encoding uncharacterized protein At4g08330, chloroplastic produces MDKSFSNGDGHFNRTFSSYSSASQRDVRYSCGSCGYELNLSSSNRNTTSIGSKYGKSIKRGIISFFNIDDNRFTQVDEIQCVPHFHKHSWGLFRRRTKLLCRKCGNHIGNAYDGFTSSLPLVSDGAELSPSSKAARSLKYDIRIRSLQPSSSGESGFPVLA; encoded by the exons ATGGATAAATCTTTCTCCAACGGAGATGGCCACTTTAACCGAACATTCTCTTCTTATTCTTCCGCTTCACAGAGGGATGTTCGTTATAG CTGTGGCTCTTGTGGATATGAGCTGAACTTATCCTCCTCAAACCGGAATACCACATCCATCGGATCAAAATACGGGAAGTCCATAAAGCGAGGTATCATCTCATTCTTCAATATTGATGATAACAGATTTACCCAGGTTGATGAGATACAGTGTGTGCCTCATTTTCATAAGCATTCATGGGGCTTATTCCGGCGAAGAACTAAGCTTCTCTGTCGAAAATGTGGCAACCATATTGGAAATGCATACGATGGTTTCACTTCTTCCTTACCACTCGTGTCAGACGGAGCAGAGTTATCCCCTAGCTCCAAAGCGGCCAGGAGTTTAAAATATGACATCCGCATTCGGTCGTTACAGCCTTCTTCTTCCGGAGAATCTGGATTCCCTGTATTAGCTTGA